From Helicobacteraceae bacterium, a single genomic window includes:
- a CDS encoding chemotaxis protein CheW has translation MKEEFLIFRMFGILYGARLSRVREIITYAGKITALPNNPAWVLGVINMRGEVTPVIDFRRKFSAIDTVYDEETIIVAMKLRNGRVMAIVADSIETIAEIDPADLQAASDMGSGLDPRCLEGLAQLNGEMVSVINIDVMLDINEI, from the coding sequence ATGAAAGAGGAATTTCTGATTTTCAGAATGTTCGGCATTCTATACGGCGCGAGGCTAAGCAGAGTGCGCGAAATCATAACCTACGCGGGCAAGATCACGGCGCTGCCCAACAATCCCGCTTGGGTGCTAGGGGTAATCAATATGCGCGGCGAGGTTACGCCCGTGATCGATTTTCGGCGCAAATTTTCCGCGATCGATACGGTTTACGACGAAGAAACTATTATAGTGGCTATGAAACTGCGCAACGGGCGCGTGATGGCGATCGTAGCCGATAGTATCGAAACAATCGCGGAAATCGACCCCGCCGATCTGCAAGCCGCGTCGGATATGGGAAGCGGACTTGATCCGCGCTGTTTGGAAGGTTTGGCGCAATTAAACGGCGAGATGGTCAGCGTTATCAATATAGACGTTATGCTCGATATAAACGAAATTTAG